In Leptospira bourretii, a genomic segment contains:
- a CDS encoding RecQ family ATP-dependent DNA helicase, whose translation MENLIVDPFGFAEILRVTLDLRSELKTKFGFSEFRPGQEEAIRSVLTGQDTLAILPTGAGKSLIYQLPAAIQKNKLTLVISPLIALMKDQTESLLAKGIPAAFCNSTQDEVEQMTILAKSVKGEIRVLLVSPERALSNGFLHIFRELDLFALVIDEAHCVSQWGHDFRPEYRQIHILRERHPRPNFPILALTATATTKVQTDVQNALGMKSPKVVLSTFYRPNLKFSVEYPAAERDKADRLIELLEPWKDGRKFPGRAIVYCATRKKTDEVYDLLKDFGFSVGKYHAGRTDGIRERTQNAYTSGKVPILVATNAFGMGMDQPDVRLVVHYQVPASLEAYYQEAGRAGRDGLGSECVLFFKAGDVATQAFMLSKETNFKGGDTLLKYIKEYAGKEECRQVQLCSYFGETISPCGNCDICTEVGSNLHRSHFLKTEAAKVQKKNEKREYPLSEWEEETIQNFLKEHPAVFGKTIIAKTLVGKRTKDVLRYRMERNPFHGKLDGIPEEAVVAKLETWVEEKKVLVAGAKYPKLYLPNFVKTKSKISSSNSDDTNSSPSKIKKPPTLHSQILKELMNYRDRKARQLKWKKFMVFQNPVLKRIAERKPKNLSELEATKGVGPAKVERFGNDIIEILSKWD comes from the coding sequence ATGGAGAATCTTATCGTTGACCCTTTCGGATTTGCAGAAATCTTGAGAGTTACCTTGGATCTACGTTCGGAACTCAAAACCAAATTCGGTTTTTCGGAATTTCGCCCGGGCCAAGAAGAGGCCATTCGTTCTGTGTTAACAGGACAAGATACCCTGGCCATTTTACCAACTGGTGCGGGAAAGTCTCTCATCTACCAACTCCCGGCAGCCATCCAGAAAAATAAACTAACCCTTGTTATCTCTCCTCTCATTGCGCTGATGAAAGACCAAACCGAGAGTTTACTTGCCAAAGGAATTCCTGCAGCTTTTTGTAATTCCACACAAGATGAAGTCGAACAAATGACCATCCTTGCCAAATCGGTAAAAGGAGAAATTCGAGTTCTTCTCGTTTCACCGGAAAGAGCACTTTCCAATGGATTCCTTCATATCTTTCGGGAACTCGACTTATTTGCACTTGTTATAGATGAAGCCCATTGTGTTTCACAATGGGGACATGACTTTCGTCCCGAATACCGCCAAATCCATATTTTGCGGGAACGCCACCCTCGTCCCAATTTTCCGATCCTTGCCCTTACGGCAACTGCTACGACAAAAGTCCAAACAGATGTTCAAAACGCACTTGGAATGAAATCACCAAAAGTGGTTCTTTCCACTTTTTATAGACCTAATTTAAAATTCAGTGTGGAATATCCGGCTGCCGAAAGGGACAAAGCAGACAGGCTCATTGAACTTTTGGAACCTTGGAAAGATGGAAGGAAATTTCCAGGTCGTGCCATTGTTTACTGTGCCACAAGAAAAAAAACCGATGAAGTGTATGATCTTTTAAAAGACTTTGGATTCTCTGTGGGAAAATACCATGCCGGAAGAACCGATGGAATCAGGGAACGAACTCAAAATGCTTACACTTCTGGAAAAGTTCCTATCCTTGTCGCTACCAATGCTTTTGGAATGGGCATGGACCAACCTGATGTTCGTTTGGTTGTGCATTACCAAGTTCCAGCCTCTCTCGAAGCTTATTACCAAGAAGCGGGTCGTGCCGGAAGGGATGGGCTTGGGTCAGAATGTGTTTTGTTTTTTAAAGCGGGTGATGTGGCCACACAAGCTTTTATGTTATCGAAAGAAACCAACTTCAAAGGTGGTGACACTCTTCTCAAATACATTAAAGAGTATGCAGGCAAAGAGGAATGTAGGCAAGTCCAACTTTGTTCTTATTTTGGTGAAACCATTTCTCCTTGTGGGAATTGCGATATTTGTACTGAGGTTGGCTCCAACCTCCATCGATCCCATTTTTTAAAAACAGAAGCCGCCAAAGTCCAAAAGAAAAATGAAAAAAGGGAATACCCACTTTCGGAATGGGAAGAAGAAACCATTCAAAATTTTTTAAAAGAACATCCTGCTGTATTTGGAAAAACCATCATTGCCAAAACTCTTGTTGGCAAACGCACAAAAGATGTGCTTCGGTATCGAATGGAACGAAATCCCTTCCATGGAAAATTGGATGGAATTCCGGAAGAAGCAGTCGTTGCAAAACTTGAAACCTGGGTGGAGGAAAAAAAAGTTTTAGTAGCAGGGGCCAAATACCCAAAATTATATTTACCCAATTTTGTTAAAACAAAATCAAAAATTTCCTCATCTAACTCTGATGATACGAACTCATCTCCATCAAAAATAAAAAAACCACCTACTCTCCATTCCCAAATTTTAAAAGAACTGATGAATTACCGCGATCGGAAAGCAAGACAACTCAAGTGGAAAAAGTTTATGGTATTTCAAAATCCTGTTCTCAAACGAATTGCGGAAAGAAAACCAAAAAACCTTTCGGAGCTCGAAGCCACAAAGGGTGTGGGCCCGGCCAAGGTGGAACGATTTGGAAATGATATCATTGAAATCTTATCCAAATGGGACTAA
- a CDS encoding amidohydrolase family protein, with translation MEKIAGKIVTHEREWEGTIEFDSNTGLITEVKDGIDPEACQFPEGTVIFPGFGDIHIHAREDVSGKHTYKEDFISAGNAAINGGVIHVADMPNNPVPPIDDESYAAKQALTKKAPIHITLYAGIGPHTKPLEKKVPYKVFMGPSIGELFFHDNASLEEVIKHYVGQDISFHCEDPEILVANQSQPTHEKRRPKEAETVATDFALYLIEKYNLKGKLCHYSTKDGLSKIIAAKKRGVNVTCEVTPTHLMFDTDMLTETNHKWFQMNPPLRGKEDREAMVKGILDGHIDYLATDHAPHSIEEKQKGTSGISQLDTYGLFVTYMILKLNIPMTTIAKICSKNPGEFVAPYLPETFGKGVGILNQGYAANFSVLNLKKPVEFKKSMVKSKSGWSPFEGFQFPGSIEAVYFLGKEIHAK, from the coding sequence ATGGAAAAAATTGCAGGGAAGATCGTAACTCACGAAAGAGAATGGGAAGGTACAATTGAATTCGATTCAAATACCGGACTCATCACAGAAGTGAAAGATGGAATTGATCCAGAAGCTTGCCAATTTCCCGAAGGTACAGTGATTTTTCCTGGTTTTGGAGATATCCACATTCACGCAAGAGAAGATGTGAGTGGAAAACATACTTACAAAGAAGATTTTATTTCTGCCGGGAATGCAGCCATCAATGGTGGAGTGATCCATGTGGCAGATATGCCAAACAATCCCGTACCTCCCATTGACGATGAATCTTATGCCGCCAAACAAGCGCTCACCAAAAAAGCACCCATTCATATCACATTGTATGCAGGGATTGGACCTCATACCAAACCACTAGAAAAAAAAGTTCCCTATAAAGTGTTTATGGGACCTTCCATTGGCGAATTGTTTTTTCATGACAATGCTTCATTGGAAGAAGTGATCAAACATTACGTTGGCCAAGACATTAGTTTTCACTGTGAAGACCCAGAGATTCTAGTAGCAAATCAATCACAACCGACACACGAAAAAAGACGTCCCAAAGAAGCTGAAACAGTCGCGACGGATTTTGCTTTGTATTTAATCGAAAAATACAATCTCAAAGGAAAACTCTGTCACTATTCTACAAAAGATGGTCTTTCAAAAATCATCGCAGCGAAAAAAAGAGGAGTGAATGTGACTTGTGAAGTCACCCCTACACATTTGATGTTTGATACGGATATGTTAACAGAAACCAATCACAAATGGTTTCAGATGAACCCACCCCTTCGTGGAAAAGAAGACCGCGAAGCGATGGTGAAAGGGATTTTGGATGGACATATCGATTATTTGGCGACAGACCACGCTCCCCACTCCATAGAAGAAAAACAAAAAGGGACAAGTGGGATCTCACAACTGGATACGTATGGGTTATTTGTCACCTATATGATACTCAAACTAAACATTCCGATGACTACAATTGCAAAAATCTGTTCCAAAAACCCAGGAGAGTTTGTGGCACCCTATTTACCGGAAACATTTGGAAAAGGGGTTGGTATCCTTAATCAAGGTTATGCGGCAAATTTTTCTGTCTTAAATTTAAAAAAACCAGTTGAATTTAAAAAATCAATGGTTAAAAGTAAGTCCGGCTGGTCACCCTTTGAGGGATTCCAATTTCCTGGATCCATCGAAGCAGTTTACTTTTTAGGCAAAGAAATACATGCAAAATGA
- a CDS encoding sensor domain-containing protein: protein MQNEPLGSKILSGLTVKSLLAEYPNSFQVLDWEGNFISVTERFARFLEFQPKDIVGKSIVDFAHEDDKENTKYTFDSLGENPNIVNFENRLVTHSNEEVWIIWLLIPLRESKIILGFDRDVTIQKDISFEFLLQQQKYKSIFDNLPMGIAITDEKGKIVETNKTARTYFNIQDGELLNRTLNIRKYTLIQPNGNKIYPRNSSLMRALRHKEVIRNMEIGLIKEEKITWFDILATPIPLENFGLAVAFLDITQRRHAEEKIAYLAFFDQLTNLPNRNSLIDKLFPIFEEARRHGNLVGILAIDLDNFKIINDSRGHEFGDKIIKLVAYRIRESIRVYDLISRQGGDEFTVVLPDLSNERDAAVISESILDAMTHPFVIDGERIFVNISIGIALYPTDGKDSNTLLKNADSALNLAKSQGKNCYVFFTEELQTVVAERLEIENRMRIAIIENQFTLMYQPKIDLYTKKPVGVEALIRWRHPERGLISPNVFIPISEETGMIFAIGEWVIKSAIQTMRYWKDQGINDVSMAVNISTKQFKHERLISTIAENLKLFKVDPHDLEVELTESSVMENADAAVRTMQEIRKLGAKIAIDDFGTGYSSLGYLKKLPISSLKIDRSFVSEITSDKDSKTIIHAVSNLAHNLGLSVVAEGAETEEQVKLLAESGVDLIQGFYFAKPMSSEECLHFLKTELGISD, encoded by the coding sequence ATGCAAAATGAGCCATTAGGCAGTAAAATTCTCTCTGGTCTCACCGTTAAGTCACTCCTTGCGGAATATCCGAATAGTTTTCAAGTTTTAGATTGGGAAGGAAATTTTATTTCTGTTACCGAACGATTTGCTCGGTTTTTAGAATTTCAACCAAAAGATATTGTTGGTAAATCCATTGTTGATTTTGCCCACGAAGACGACAAAGAAAACACAAAGTATACCTTTGATAGTTTAGGCGAAAATCCAAATATTGTAAATTTCGAAAACCGCTTAGTCACCCACTCAAACGAAGAAGTGTGGATCATTTGGTTACTCATTCCTTTACGTGAATCAAAAATTATTCTTGGATTCGATAGAGACGTTACCATCCAAAAGGACATTTCGTTCGAATTCCTCCTCCAACAACAGAAGTATAAATCTATTTTTGACAACCTTCCCATGGGAATTGCTATCACCGATGAAAAGGGGAAAATTGTTGAGACCAATAAAACAGCAAGAACCTATTTCAATATCCAAGATGGGGAACTTTTAAATCGTACTTTAAACATTCGTAAATACACTCTCATTCAGCCGAATGGAAATAAAATTTATCCAAGAAATTCCAGTCTCATGCGTGCGTTGCGACACAAAGAAGTGATTCGTAATATGGAGATTGGTCTAATCAAAGAAGAAAAAATTACTTGGTTTGATATTTTAGCAACACCGATTCCTCTCGAAAACTTTGGCCTTGCCGTTGCGTTTCTTGACATCACACAAAGAAGGCATGCAGAAGAAAAAATAGCATACCTAGCTTTTTTTGATCAACTCACCAATCTTCCCAACAGAAACTCTTTGATTGATAAACTTTTTCCAATCTTTGAAGAAGCAAGAAGGCATGGAAATCTTGTAGGTATCCTTGCCATTGATTTAGATAACTTTAAAATCATCAATGATTCTCGTGGCCATGAATTTGGTGATAAAATTATCAAACTCGTTGCGTATCGAATCCGAGAAAGTATCAGAGTCTATGATCTGATTAGTAGACAAGGTGGCGATGAATTCACAGTTGTATTGCCCGATTTATCTAACGAAAGAGATGCAGCTGTTATTTCCGAATCCATTTTGGATGCCATGACTCATCCATTTGTCATCGATGGGGAAAGAATTTTTGTAAACATATCGATTGGGATCGCACTTTATCCTACAGATGGAAAAGATTCCAACACACTTCTAAAAAATGCAGACAGTGCTCTCAACTTAGCAAAATCCCAAGGGAAAAACTGTTATGTATTTTTTACAGAAGAACTACAAACTGTTGTGGCAGAAAGATTGGAAATCGAAAACAGGATGCGGATTGCCATCATCGAAAACCAATTCACTTTGATGTACCAACCCAAAATCGATCTTTATACAAAAAAACCTGTGGGTGTTGAAGCCCTCATCCGTTGGCGTCATCCTGAACGCGGACTTATTTCTCCCAATGTATTCATTCCCATCTCTGAAGAAACAGGGATGATATTTGCGATTGGTGAATGGGTCATAAAATCAGCAATCCAAACAATGAGATATTGGAAAGACCAAGGGATTAATGATGTTTCGATGGCGGTCAATATCTCCACCAAACAGTTCAAACACGAAAGATTAATTTCTACGATTGCTGAAAACCTAAAACTATTCAAAGTGGATCCGCATGATTTGGAAGTGGAACTCACGGAAAGTTCTGTTATGGAAAATGCCGACGCTGCCGTCCGGACCATGCAAGAGATTCGAAAACTCGGTGCCAAAATTGCAATTGATGATTTTGGAACCGGCTATAGTAGTTTGGGGTATTTGAAAAAACTTCCGATTTCCTCTTTAAAAATTGATCGTTCTTTTGTATCTGAAATCACATCAGACAAAGATTCCAAAACCATCATCCATGCTGTTTCCAATCTAGCACATAACCTTGGTTTGAGTGTTGTGGCGGAAGGAGCAGAAACTGAGGAACAAGTCAAGTTACTTGCCGAAAGTGGAGTTGATCTCATCCAAGGATTTTATTTCGCCAAACCGATGAGTTCTGAGGAATGCCTTCATTTTCTGAAGACAGAACTTGGAATTTCGGATTGA
- the pheT gene encoding phenylalanine--tRNA ligase subunit beta, whose product MKLSVDWLNEFTPLSQIPFEKVLEKINTSICEIDDVEEFKLHLSSVITVKIKSLEKHPNAEKLSTTVATDGSKDYQIVTAATNVKVGDIVPLALPGTKLDGKEILDSELRGVRSQGMYCSEKELGLALESSGVLIFPNDTPLGISVRKFYLWEDTILTIDNKSITHRPDLWNHFGFARELASQLQLPLNEFPFQTDTKWESGNEGLVVEKTEHAHAYYVCSIKDVNIAPSNTKIKSRLEKCGIRSINNVVDVSNYLLLELGQPTHFFDRERLKSTTFSVSKSKEGDSFPLLDDTSPKLQKDLLLIQNGKDPVALAGVMGGKDSAVIDTTKNIVMESAVFKREDVRYTIRKTNIRTESAVRYEKGLDSYTCLPVIRRAVQLLKENGNPKIKVYEPQGFNHTESKSVTIQTNLSFLRHKLGKNISQNEVTDILNRLGFKVTNQGEELSVLVPKFRQNYDVTIPEDLVEEIGRTIGYASIQTQALSMAVETPIRNPLRELERRVKNFLALEVGFNEVYNYSFASQTDSKLEAKEEHSSLKIANEMPDEHSLLRNSLFPGIIKQAKLNQDRFESVNLFELGRTYHKEGNGSELAEERRWMAILSLSKNKPNDLTAVELEFLQVRETISDLFQYLNLPKYKWEKTNRNYFHPNAGLVLSYDGIEIAELGILHTRFADDYDLKRRAILSKINMEKLVDVWEKQGRNSHFVPPSNFPQGQLDLSLLMNEKDTTESFVGLVQGMKIPELESVFVQTIFKGETVGEGKKSVTYRFRLMSYDKTFTQERFKELSDSLVDIAKKNGYSLR is encoded by the coding sequence TTGAAACTTTCAGTTGATTGGTTAAACGAATTTACCCCCCTCTCCCAAATTCCTTTCGAAAAGGTATTGGAAAAAATTAATACATCCATTTGCGAAATTGATGATGTGGAAGAATTTAAACTTCACCTATCATCGGTTATCACTGTCAAAATCAAATCACTTGAAAAACATCCCAATGCGGAAAAACTATCCACTACTGTCGCCACAGACGGTTCCAAAGATTACCAGATTGTGACTGCCGCTACCAATGTAAAGGTAGGTGACATCGTTCCATTGGCCCTTCCTGGAACCAAACTAGATGGAAAAGAAATTTTAGATTCGGAACTTCGGGGTGTTCGTTCCCAAGGGATGTATTGTTCCGAAAAAGAACTAGGCCTTGCTTTAGAATCTTCTGGAGTATTGATTTTTCCAAACGACACTCCACTTGGAATTTCAGTTCGTAAATTTTATTTATGGGAAGATACGATTCTCACAATCGATAACAAATCCATCACACATAGACCTGACCTTTGGAATCATTTTGGATTTGCACGTGAACTTGCAAGCCAACTCCAGTTGCCTTTGAATGAATTCCCTTTCCAAACAGATACAAAATGGGAATCAGGAAATGAGGGACTGGTTGTGGAAAAAACAGAACATGCACATGCTTACTATGTCTGTTCCATCAAAGATGTAAACATCGCTCCTTCAAATACCAAAATCAAATCTCGGCTTGAAAAATGTGGAATTCGGTCCATCAACAATGTTGTAGATGTTTCCAACTATCTTTTGTTAGAACTTGGTCAACCAACACATTTTTTTGATCGAGAAAGATTAAAGTCCACAACCTTCTCTGTTTCAAAGTCAAAGGAAGGCGACTCCTTCCCTTTGTTAGATGACACAAGTCCTAAATTACAAAAAGATCTGCTTCTCATTCAAAATGGAAAAGATCCAGTTGCCCTCGCCGGTGTGATGGGAGGAAAAGATTCTGCAGTGATCGATACCACAAAAAACATTGTAATGGAATCAGCAGTTTTCAAAAGAGAAGATGTTCGTTATACAATTCGCAAAACCAATATCCGTACTGAGTCGGCTGTTCGATACGAAAAAGGTTTAGATAGTTACACTTGTTTGCCGGTAATTCGCAGAGCAGTCCAATTACTAAAAGAAAATGGAAACCCAAAGATCAAAGTATATGAACCGCAAGGATTCAATCATACAGAATCTAAGTCTGTGACCATTCAAACAAATCTTTCTTTCCTACGCCATAAATTAGGTAAAAATATTTCGCAAAATGAAGTCACGGATATCTTAAACCGGCTTGGTTTCAAAGTCACAAACCAAGGGGAAGAATTATCTGTTTTAGTTCCTAAATTCAGACAAAATTACGATGTTACCATACCCGAAGACCTTGTGGAAGAAATCGGAAGGACTATTGGATACGCATCCATCCAAACTCAAGCCCTTTCGATGGCAGTGGAAACTCCAATTCGTAACCCATTACGCGAACTGGAAAGAAGAGTTAAAAACTTCCTCGCTTTAGAAGTTGGATTTAATGAAGTTTATAATTATTCCTTTGCATCACAAACAGATTCCAAATTAGAAGCAAAAGAAGAACATTCTTCGTTAAAAATTGCAAACGAAATGCCCGACGAACATTCGTTATTACGAAATAGTCTTTTTCCAGGTATCATCAAACAAGCAAAACTCAACCAAGACCGATTTGAGTCTGTAAATTTATTTGAACTTGGAAGAACCTATCATAAAGAAGGGAATGGTTCGGAACTAGCAGAAGAAAGACGTTGGATGGCCATCCTTTCTCTTTCGAAAAACAAACCGAATGACCTAACAGCTGTTGAATTAGAATTTTTACAGGTTAGAGAAACAATCTCCGATCTTTTCCAATATTTGAATCTACCAAAATACAAATGGGAAAAAACAAATCGAAACTACTTCCATCCCAATGCTGGACTTGTTCTTTCTTACGATGGAATAGAGATTGCGGAATTGGGAATCCTCCACACACGTTTTGCAGATGATTATGACTTAAAACGAAGAGCCATTCTTTCTAAAATCAATATGGAAAAGTTAGTGGATGTTTGGGAGAAACAAGGAAGGAACTCACATTTTGTTCCACCATCCAATTTCCCTCAAGGCCAATTAGATCTTTCTTTGCTGATGAACGAAAAAGATACAACAGAATCTTTTGTAGGTCTAGTACAAGGAATGAAAATTCCTGAACTAGAATCTGTGTTTGTTCAAACCATCTTCAAAGGGGAAACAGTCGGTGAAGGAAAAAAATCTGTCACGTATCGATTTAGACTTATGTCCTATGACAAAACATTTACGCAAGAAAGGTTCAAAGAACTTTCTGATTCTCTTGTAGATATCGCAAAGAAGAACGGATACAGCTTAAGATAA
- a CDS encoding 7TM diverse intracellular signaling domain-containing protein has translation MRTLLTVILSGLVFSCSRLEIQKSITDDSFVPQKIDYAISSGSDANFPKLRWTPIFKNNLSLGFQSDHVFLRLKATNQTSANKLILDLGNPHLDFVRVYEEGNPEPIKEGGDFIAHSHWDAFSKSIAFELDWKENEAKTLILETKSSSNVSYLIRFYSKDTFYLKENLENTILGFFYGTILIMVIYNLFIYFILKEKAYITYSISIFFNLALQMYLNGILNQVITLDHPEIHNRIGSIIVTCSAVSGWTFAQQTLNLRELNPWSHRLIQSLKFVVLFYILIPYSYLPIAIAVRLGNLIAQVFVVSVLLVALVNYSTGNKQARLFLFGWSTLLFGILMYTLMQNGVLPVNLFTIYGNQIGSTLEAGILSLALANKINELKEEKANTQALALVTLEEKVRERTKTLDESLNLIKKDLNVAKKIQKTLFSDIKTSDPRIHFHSYYQSMSEVGGDFYDLTQVKPDYYRIFVADATGHGIQAALITMAIKAEYESLKMIYDHPDDLVFHMNQIFINKYSNIQTIFTCSVCDIDLKNKLLFYSSAGHPDQIHQRIDDIKLLPRTGKIIGLMDHTQYRIIEHQIEEGDRIFLFTDGIFEQFNPEKELFGEDRLYDILKENLKMSLDHTMAKVLSELSSFTEGDVKQDDITFIGCEIQSLS, from the coding sequence ATGCGGACACTCCTAACAGTCATTTTGTCGGGTTTGGTATTTTCATGTTCCCGATTGGAAATCCAAAAATCCATTACAGATGACAGCTTTGTTCCGCAAAAAATCGATTATGCGATTTCTTCTGGTTCCGATGCCAATTTTCCAAAACTTCGATGGACACCAATCTTTAAAAACAACTTAAGTTTAGGTTTTCAATCGGACCATGTTTTCCTTAGATTGAAAGCAACCAACCAAACTTCTGCAAACAAACTAATTTTAGATTTAGGAAATCCACATTTAGATTTTGTCCGAGTTTATGAAGAAGGAAATCCGGAACCTATCAAAGAAGGTGGAGATTTTATTGCACACTCTCATTGGGATGCCTTTTCAAAATCCATCGCTTTTGAATTGGATTGGAAAGAAAACGAAGCTAAAACTTTAATTTTAGAAACCAAATCTTCATCAAACGTCAGTTACCTGATTCGATTTTACTCAAAAGATACATTTTATTTAAAAGAAAATTTAGAAAATACCATTCTCGGTTTTTTTTATGGAACCATATTAATCATGGTGATTTACAATTTATTTATATATTTTATCTTAAAAGAAAAAGCATATATTACATATTCCATATCCATTTTTTTTAACCTAGCCCTTCAAATGTATTTGAATGGCATATTAAACCAAGTCATTACACTGGACCATCCAGAAATTCATAACCGAATCGGAAGTATCATAGTCACCTGCTCCGCAGTTTCGGGTTGGACATTTGCCCAACAAACTTTGAATTTGCGAGAACTAAATCCTTGGTCACACAGACTCATCCAATCTTTAAAATTTGTAGTTTTATTCTATATTTTAATTCCATATTCTTACCTACCAATTGCCATTGCAGTTCGATTGGGAAATCTAATTGCTCAAGTTTTTGTGGTTTCAGTACTTCTCGTTGCTTTGGTTAATTATAGCACCGGAAATAAACAAGCAAGGTTGTTTCTATTTGGATGGAGTACCCTACTTTTTGGGATTTTGATGTACACATTGATGCAAAACGGAGTTTTGCCTGTAAATCTATTCACAATTTATGGAAACCAAATTGGTTCCACTTTAGAAGCGGGAATTTTATCACTAGCACTTGCCAATAAAATCAACGAATTAAAAGAAGAAAAAGCAAACACCCAAGCCTTAGCACTTGTCACTCTTGAAGAAAAAGTAAGAGAACGTACAAAAACTTTGGATGAATCTTTAAACTTAATCAAAAAGGATTTGAATGTTGCTAAAAAAATTCAAAAAACTTTGTTCTCTGATATTAAAACTAGTGATCCAAGAATCCATTTTCACTCCTACTACCAGTCGATGTCCGAAGTAGGAGGTGATTTTTACGACCTAACACAAGTTAAACCTGATTACTATCGAATTTTTGTAGCGGATGCTACAGGTCATGGAATCCAAGCTGCCCTCATCACAATGGCCATCAAAGCGGAATACGAATCACTCAAAATGATTTATGATCATCCTGATGATTTAGTATTTCATATGAACCAAATCTTTATTAACAAATATAGCAATATTCAAACAATATTTACCTGCTCTGTTTGTGATATTGACTTAAAAAACAAATTACTCTTTTATTCTTCAGCAGGTCACCCAGATCAAATACACCAAAGAATTGATGATATAAAACTTTTACCAAGAACTGGGAAAATCATAGGACTTATGGACCATACCCAGTACCGGATCATCGAACACCAAATCGAAGAAGGCGATCGTATTTTTCTCTTTACCGATGGAATTTTTGAACAGTTCAATCCTGAAAAAGAACTATTCGGTGAAGACCGTTTGTATGATATTTTAAAAGAGAACCTGAAGATGAGTTTGGATCATACAATGGCAAAGGTACTCAGTGAACTATCTTCTTTTACAGAAGGTGATGTAAAACAAGACGATATTACATTTATCGGTTGCGAAATTCAAAGTCTAAGTTGA
- a CDS encoding gamma carbonic anhydrase family protein — protein sequence MPVFTNPFIHPSATAFGMIEYGTSVSLWPGAVVRADMNSIKLGNYVNIQDNSTLHTDSTSPISIGEWTLVGHNVMIHGCKIGRGVLVGIGSIVLDNAEIGDGSQIAAGCMIRGGKKIPPRSLVVPDGSDIKVFAGKAKPELTVAGCIEYAHLSVRFQQNIFVPFQKEEEVHFVNQAKEIIGKLGI from the coding sequence ATTCCAGTTTTTACCAATCCATTCATCCACCCATCTGCAACTGCCTTTGGGATGATCGAATATGGAACTTCCGTTTCTTTATGGCCCGGTGCTGTGGTGCGTGCTGATATGAACTCCATCAAATTAGGAAATTATGTGAATATCCAAGATAATTCCACTTTACATACTGACAGCACAAGCCCCATTAGTATCGGCGAATGGACATTAGTTGGTCACAATGTAATGATCCACGGCTGTAAAATTGGGAGAGGAGTTCTTGTTGGTATTGGTTCTATTGTTCTGGATAATGCTGAAATTGGCGATGGCTCTCAAATTGCTGCCGGTTGTATGATTCGAGGAGGGAAAAAAATTCCACCCAGATCTCTTGTCGTACCTGACGGTTCAGATATCAAAGTATTTGCAGGAAAAGCAAAGCCAGAATTGACAGTAGCAGGATGTATTGAATACGCCCATCTTTCTGTTCGATTTCAACAAAACATCTTTGTGCCCTTTCAAAAAGAAGAAGAAGTACATTTTGTAAACCAAGCGAAAGAAATCATTGGAAAGTTAGGCATCTAA